The window GAGACATGGTGTGGCGGCAGATACGCCCTGCTTGGCTGGGAAGACTGGCAGTGTTGCCTTGGTCTTTGCCCAGAGTTCTGAACCACCTTAGGGAATAGGTAGCAGGAGGTGAACACTGGGATCCTGCTGCGAGGAGCCTATTCCCAGCAGACTTTGTCTAGGGGATATTAGGTCTCGCTACAGCCCTTCCACTGCTCAGAGGTTGACAGTCAGCTCCTATGAACTGTGATATGAGTGTGGGGTCTTCCACAGCGTTGGCCTGGCCTGGCGACAGCACAGCCCACTTCTCCAGGAGCACCTGAGACAGGCTGGGGCGTGGCCTTGTAGCTGTTCTATTTATCTACCTCACTAAAACTCCTTCAATCTTGCTTCCCTTTTCTCACCTGCCCCTTCTCACctccattttatttcctatatctttttcatccttttctctCTGCCCATTTTCCATCTCTCTTTTCCCTGTTCTCCTATCACTCTTTTACTCTTTTGTCATTTTCCTCCTCACTCTTTCCCCGCTTTTTGCTTCATGTGAATATAGGGAAAAATATTAGGAAACAGAAAGGACCCTGTCAGCAGAGGCCACTCAGCTGCACTCCATCATTTCCAGGTACATCAGGAAGGAGATACTAAATCCATCCTTATTCTGCtgcagaaggtttttagtttaagACAATTTCCTTATGGTGAAAAGTGTTTTACTTGGTGGAATGAGACTTATGTGGGTTGTTCAAGAAGATGGGTGGCCTTGAGACCATCTTCTCTAAAATCTTCAATGCCTATTACTTTGTATTGCATGATAATGATGGAGGATCATTGCAAGGGACAGGTTTCTCAGGGATTATCTTGTTCCTTTTTCCTGCCTCTTTATATTAAATGCTACTGCTTAGGATTAGGTCCTTGGGACTCTTTCTCAGACCTTTATACCCCTAGTAGATAATTCCATTCTGAGGACTAATGtgattaaacagagaaaaatatatttctctcctGAGggtcatataaaataataaatatgccaGTGTTATAAAAAATTACTCAAGGATAGGTAATTACACTCAAGTATTCAGAATAATTCATGAGTGGCAGAAGGGAATCTAATACCTAAGTTATGAAATTGGTAGGTGAAGCCACATTTTTACAGGGTATTGCAAAGGTTTTGTGGTATGCCACAGAAATAGCATGAAGTATCCTTAAACGTAGTTCCTTCCTCAAATGCTATTCCTGAAATTCCATGGTGCACAAGAGAGTGAGGGAAGGATGTAGAATGCCTTGTATTGTATCTTTATCATCTTCTCATAACCTTTCTTGGGCTTAAGTAAGGTAATCTTCCTCACCTTTTCCCGGGTGAGAATCTTTCTAAGAGGAGCAACAATGATCTGCTAAGGGCATGAAAGGATGCCATTTTTATAAGTTCATAGGAAAATTAAGGTGATGGgtggaatatttttaatgttataatttttctttcttaagtctTTGTATTTCACTTTTGTTAGCTGTACCACTAACTACTATGTAAAGATAAatggtttgaaatatttttatgtaacacatacactttttttttgttaaagaaaacacaaagtataataaatttcccatataaacattgttttaaatagCAACAATAAactaaaagcaatatatatatattataatatctaTATATGTAATGCTTACTAATCGGTTTTATATGTTCAATTTCTATCTTGATAAGTCcaatttctctctttcactctctctcctctaacATATGTATATCTGTATGTCTATACAGCAATTCTATTTTTGCCCTATTTTATAAGTAAAGGCAATAGTTTAAGAAAACTTCCTAATGTAACATTGGTATTATGTAGCTACACTAGGACTCAAACCCTTAACTGAAACACTACAATGCCTCTTAGGAGCTATTTATTTTCCAGGCATCCTACAAAGACATGGTGGGTCTTGGAATATATAAGGACCTTGGGATTGAAGTAGTATTACAGCATTCAGATTTTTGCTGTGTAACTTTGACACCAGAAAACTTGGGGTGATTCCTTTCCCTTTTTTGCACATTTGTTCACCAATCTTGCAGAATGGCTGTAAATGTTAACATTTCTAGTACATTAGATATGATCATAGCTCTGAAATTTGAATTGTCTGAAAGCTTGCCAACAGAATGTTCCTAAGGCAGATGACTAATTGTCTACTAGTGAAAACAAATGAGATGGGCAACTGCCCTGAAATCTACTCTTCTGTAAGTGGTTTAAAAAAGAAGCCTTTATTTCAACAGCTTTTACTTCATAATCAACTGCCTATGCCACCAGTGAATTTCGTGAATGGAACCGCAATTTATAAACTCTGGCAttgtctttttcctctctaggaaCAGTAACAATCTTAAACGTACGGTGTAGTTTCTCTGAAAGATCCACCTGACTGATAGCTAATGTCTTCATTCTCTCATGGGCAACTTCAGGATCAATTCCTCTGATGCTCCCAGCTTTATTCTGACGGGTTTTCCAGGGATGGAGGCCATGGAGCCCTGGctatctcttcctctccttttattCTATGCCATCTCTATCGTGGGCAACAGCCTGATCCTCCTCATTGTAAAGGAGGAAGAGAGCTTGCACCAGCCCATGTACTACTTCTTGTCCCTGCTCTCAGTCAATGACTTGGGCGTGTCCTTGTCCACATTGCCAACTGTGCTGGCTGCCCTCTGCTTCCGTGCCCGAGTGATCACCTTTAATGCTTGCTTGGCTCAAATGTTTTTCATCCACCTCTTTTCTTGGACAGAGTCTGGCATCCTTCTGGCTATGAGTGTCGATCGCTACGTGGCCATCTGCAACCCGCTGCGCTATGCTGCAGTGCTCACCAATACCCGAATCCTGGCCATGGGCCTGGGGACTGTTCTCCGCAGCTTTGCCCTCATCCTGGTCTTCCCACTGCTGCTGCACAGACTGCCCTTCTGCCATGCCCAGAATGTTCTCTCCCATGCTTACTGCCTTCATGTGGATATGATTAAATTGGCATGTACTGATATCTCCCTCAATAGCCATTATGGGCTGTCTATTGTGCTGCTTACCTTTGGCCTGGACTCTGCACTCATCCTCATCTCCTATGTACTCATCCTGCGATCAGTGCTAGCCATTGCCTCTCGGGAGGAGCGCCTTAAGACCCTCAATACGTGTGTGTCCCACATCTTGGCTGTGCTCATCTTCTATGTGCCCATGGTCAGTGTGTCCATTGTGCATCGCTTTGGGGCTGGATTACCCCATGCTGTCCATATTCTAATGTCCATCCTCTACCTCTTTGTGCCTCCCATGCTG is drawn from Urocitellus parryii isolate mUroPar1 chromosome 4, mUroPar1.hap1, whole genome shotgun sequence and contains these coding sequences:
- the LOC113191343 gene encoding olfactory receptor 51I2-like; the encoded protein is MGNFRINSSDAPSFILTGFPGMEAMEPWLSLPLLLFYAISIVGNSLILLIVKEEESLHQPMYYFLSLLSVNDLGVSLSTLPTVLAALCFRARVITFNACLAQMFFIHLFSWTESGILLAMSVDRYVAICNPLRYAAVLTNTRILAMGLGTVLRSFALILVFPLLLHRLPFCHAQNVLSHAYCLHVDMIKLACTDISLNSHYGLSIVLLTFGLDSALILISYVLILRSVLAIASREERLKTLNTCVSHILAVLIFYVPMVSVSIVHRFGAGLPHAVHILMSILYLFVPPMLNPVIYSIKTKEIRRRLLKMLFRFKL